The following coding sequences lie in one Amblyraja radiata isolate CabotCenter1 chromosome 20, sAmbRad1.1.pri, whole genome shotgun sequence genomic window:
- the calcb gene encoding calcitonin gene-related peptide 2 isoform X2, whose amino-acid sequence MALLRISAFLVVYAVFTCQINRSNAVPVRAMLESSADRVALNDYEIRRLLNALVKEFMQMMAEELEQQVPAANSVPVEKRACKTATCATHRLADFLSRTGGMGNSDFVPTDVGANTFGRRRRSVQL is encoded by the exons ATGGCTCTCCTCAGGATCTCCGCTTTCCTTGTGGTTTACGCCGTTTTTACATGTCAGATAAACCGCTCCAACGCAGTCCCTGTCAG AGCGATGCTGGAGTCATCGGCGGACAGGGTGGCGCTGAATGACTACGAGATCCGACGGCTTCTGAATGCGCTGGTGAAGGAGTTCATGCAGATGATGGCGGAGGAACTGGAGCAACAAGTGCCTGCTGCCAACAG CGTCCCCGTGGAGAAGCGAGCCTGTAAAACAGCCACGTGTGCCACTCACCGCCTCGCCGACTTCCTCAGCCGGACGGGAGGAATGGGAAACAGCGACTTTGTCCCAACCGATGTCGGAGCCAACACCTTCGGAAGGCGAAGAAGGAGCGTCCAGCTGTAG
- the calcb gene encoding calcitonin gene-related peptide 2 isoform X1, with protein sequence MALLRISAFLVVYAVFTCQINRSNAVPVRAMLESSADRVALNDYEIRRLLNALVKEFMQMMAEELEQQVPAANSLDSPIVKRCTSLSTCVVGKLSQELYKLQTIQRTDVGAATPGKKRTIPTRLENELYATYGEAFKSA encoded by the exons ATGGCTCTCCTCAGGATCTCCGCTTTCCTTGTGGTTTACGCCGTTTTTACATGTCAGATAAACCGCTCCAACGCAGTCCCTGTCAG AGCGATGCTGGAGTCATCGGCGGACAGGGTGGCGCTGAATGACTACGAGATCCGACGGCTTCTGAATGCGCTGGTGAAGGAGTTCATGCAGATGATGGCGGAGGAACTGGAGCAACAAGTGCCTGCTGCCAACAG cttgGATAGTCCCATTGTCAAACGGTGCACGAGTCTGAGCACTTGTGTGGTGGGAAAGTTGTCCCAGGAATTGTACAAATTGCAAACCATCCAGCGTACGGACGTGGGGGCGGCGACTCCCGGCAAGAAAAGAACCATTCCCACCAGGCTGGAAAACGAACTCTATGCAACATACGGAGAGGCATTTAAAAGCGCCTGA